TAGAACTCATTGGAAAACCAGTTTAGACTCAAAGCTCAAAGgcttcaaatattttattgtgGAGAAATGATTTGCAGCTAAATAATCGACATGGAGTATATTCCACTAGGATTGTCCAGTGGGTGTGGCAGTAAACTGCACAGCTGTAGTAGTGTATGATGGATCTAGGTTAATTGAACTCCTCTAGAATCTGACATTTATTCTAAGAATGATATGTACATAAATACATTCCTCTTAGCTTTaaagcaaaataacaaaaaggtttttacaGCTATAGCACTTATGTGCAAttacagaaacaacaacatatgaCTTTGGCATATCGTTTTTAAAGTATGTAGAGAAATGAGAACAATCAACTGTTTGTGACTGTACTGAAACACGTCACTTAATTTGGACTATTATCGATTTAATTCAAAATACCACAGTAGTTAtagtctttctttcttttcaaaactcAGTATCAGTACACTATGCTCCAAAAATGTCAATACTTTCCATTCTTCTATTACATTCATAATTAAAAGGCATTTTACTATCCGTAGTTATTGTAGTCAGAAGTGCatcccttttgtttttgtgcagaaTAAGAGCAAGATCTGCCCTGAAAGACTTTCAACAAATAGATGAAGACATTTTGCACCCAAACACAGCTAGagatgtaaaaaataaataatgatggtgTTTTGGAGTATTCCTgccctttttgttttgctctgagGTGACGGGCGTCTCTTGCTTGGCCTGAAGTGCCAGCAGAGATGCTTTCAATGTAAACTAGATTGGTTAAGaacctgtttatttatttgctagTGAACAGCTGCGACATTTACAGAGAAACCGTTtgattatattattgtttttttgctgttggtctgtaagaaatgtgttaatATTGGTATCTTAGCTCTATTATACACAGattgttttgctgctttttaaatgctCACTCTCTGTCCACTCCTACACTACACATGCTTACAAGTTGTGCTCACAAGCCctcatcctgtgtgtgtggtgactgCCTGGAATTCAACATTGTGGTGTTAGCAAAAAGCAGATTTGAAAGGAAAATTAGATTTGTTCCCAAGTGACTGAATGCTGTGAGCTCACAAGGCAAATTGCAGTAACGGTTGTCGATCAGGAGAAAGCATAGCAAAGGTTGGTGAGGGTGACGGCTTTTTGTCTTCAATCAGCATTACCACGcctgtttagttttttgttaaAGCAAAGGAATCCATCAGCAGCCTCCCATGAGAACTGTAAGAAAGCTAATAGCAGGTGGCAGTAGATGTGAAATGGGCCTTTGGACTGGGCAGCCATGAAGAGGATAATGCAGCCATTCAGGCTCTCTCTAGCAGGGGCCCCCTTTGTCCCCGGAGCTGACATGCTACTTCGCTGTGGCTCCTGAAAGGGTCCATTTTGTTCAATTTGTCTAAAAGCTGCTGACTTATGTGACAATTTAAAGACTTTGGATGTTAAAGTTTCTTTAACCCACAGACACCTGAATGGTTCTTTTGTCCTGCCCTGTGATCTGTCCCGTCATTCTCACATGACCCTACCCAAAAGAGGAGAGTTGAAAGCTTCAGAGAGGGCGCCCCGGCGGGAGATCCTCAGCTGTGGCCAGGGCACACTGAAGAGGCCCAGATGACTTTaattttgtgaaaaatgtgagAAAGAGAAGGTTGGATTAGGTTCCAAGCTAGTGCCTGCAAATGTGCTCATTTCCACATGAGGCGATACATTATTCATCAGCCCTGATGGACTGGACTGACTCCACCAGTGATCCAAATGTGACTTTTGgcttctcttgttttttataGATTACAGGAAAACACGTTCTGATCCCTGACAAAGCTGACAATTGTGTCACTAACCTAGATAACAAAGATGTACTCATTAGCTAGTTACGTTTAATTTAAATCCTTTACATATTCCGGTATATAATCATGCTTGTAAAATTGTTGCTGCCTCTACATCCCGAAAGGCTCCATTCACTTGGCAGGATGCGCCTAAATATTGAGCCTTatatttgattcttttttttatttacgaCGCCTGTCACAATTTAAGCAACCCAACTCTGCCGTTCTTGCAACCAGCGGACCCCGCTAAAGTGGGTGGTCATGTTATCGGATAAGAAGCACCTTTCAGGGCCAGAAATTCAACAATATTTTCCCTCTGAAATCAAAAACGGGCTCCAACATTACCATACATTGTAAAGCCTCCCTACCATCAGGGACTGTACTGCCAACACCAATGTCAAAAACCTGCAGAAATATCCAGCTTTTTTCTACCCACTTTCAGGTATTTGAAACTTGTCATTTCAAAGTGATGAATGTACACCATGTGACGTCATTCTGTAATTCTGTGCCAGGCCTTAATATTGGGTGAGATGAGACATTCAATGACAGTTATTGAAGAGAGTCCCTGTGCAGTCAAGCATCTTGACATGGATACAACGACCTCACACACATGAAATGTAGATCATGTCCACAGAGCCTTGTCCCTCTCTCTGGCTTTTGATTCATTATTACTGGCTAACCATAGAACTGTCCCTGATGCACATGCAGAAGGGCCGCACAATAGAGGTGCAGTCAACTGTTGAAAGCTATTAtgtctgaaatgaaatgaatacagaGTCAAGGTAAAGCTGTATACTGTGAAACAATGTAGGAGTTCAAGGTTTAAATAAGGCCCAGAACTCTGTGGAGGATTTACAATGcctaaataaaagcaaaatatcattcattttattacatttgtatttcccATGCCACATTAAATTCAATCATAACCTAACATTCATGCATAAAACCAATGTCATTATAATTGTTATCAAATATTGATACGGGTATTATTTCTGAACATTACTTTTGTAATTCTACAGTAACTGCTGTGTTAACTCTACTTAGTTCCTGCTTGCGTTTTTTTGGTTTACTGTTATCAGAGGAACCTTCCAGTACATTTGAAAGGGAAAGAGTGGAATTGTCACAATTAGGTGTGCTGTACAATCATATTCAGGATCATTATAAAAGGtgattcatttcaaatgatggATCATGTTTGTCAGTGCAGCAGCACGTCTCTGAACGGTTTCTGATTTTTGGAAACGTAGTGAGCATATGACTTCCAGGAGGTGAGGCAAACCTGCAAAACAGTTAAGCGAATTTAGCTCGTGCAAGCTCATTGCAAAGTTTTTCTTCAGGACATGGAGGTTTAGGGATGAGATGCTGATTATCACCTACCAATGGACTATTCTTAACATTTGtccacatatttatatatacataccTTTTATATATTCAGCCTTATGCTTAGAACCTTTTCAAAATAGGAAATTGAACACCATTTTTTGAATGATGTGTAGTTTAAGCATAATCTGTTGACAGCTGTTTGTAACATCCATGTGAAGATACTTTATGAGGAAAATGTACAATCTGTGTGCTTCATAATATAtggtatgtatgtatgtatgttaaGTTCAACCCTGAAATGGTTAACTGGCAGAGTTGGGGCAGGGATGGCTTGGATATTAGAGGCTGAATTCTTCATGTGGTAATTAAAACGTGCAGGTCAAGTCTCCTATGACACCTATTTCTATTGGTATAGGGGGAAAGCAGTGATGCCTCCCTTTAATGCGCCTTCTTCAGCCAGCCTAAATTTAAAGGATGAAGGGTGACATTTCCCCCCCGTTTTGTGAATTAATGCAATTGATCTGCCTAACAAGAACAAAGTTAGGTTTCCAAATACTGCATGATAAAGAGATTAAGCCTTCAAATGGCTTTCCAAAGGCAATCTTTAGTGCAAGCCGTAAAGTAAGGGCATTGAACTTTCAATTATAATTTCTAATAGGCTATTGACTGGAATGCATTAAATGCTGCTACACAGCTATATAGATCCTAAGAGGGGATTTTTCACGATCCAGGTTACATGACCCCAGAATCCCTCAGAGGGAGATACACAAACATTCACCAGTCACCTGACGTGTGCGGTGATTaagttaaacatgtgttttttctctgtattttcacATGGTTGTTATAGTAAAGGCTCGATGTGAAGGTGTTTACTTTAAACAGCATTACGCCGGCCTTACTTTGTAATCTATGGTCATTTCAGTAAAGTCTTTTGATCCTTGTATTCTCGTATTTGTGGTCGGGAGTTTTTTTAACTGACTGTCAGCTCAGTTTTTTTCTTGGTTAAGCTTTGATGCTGCTCCAAGACCTTTTGTTAGTCTTAATTTCTGAGTTTCTTGGTATCCAAGCTCATGAGCTGTTTCTAATTTTCTGTGATTGATCTCCAGGTCTGAATCCAATTTAATTGCCTTTAATGCCGCATTAACTTTTGTCAAAAATATTTTGACTTGTCATCCTAATTAAGCATGCTACTCCTAACATAGTATGGTCAGGGAACAAGACATCTGCTTTTCATTGTATCTGCATTCTGCTCTTCGATGCCTCGTGATTTTTCCTTATCCCTGCCATCATTTTCTAGGTCTTTGTTTTTCCCagcctctttttctttccctaaCGCACACGTTTTAGCTGCAGGTGATTATAAGCTTTGAGAACGCTGCATCAGGATACAATTTGTCAGGGCCTAACAGCCCATTCTGTTCTGAGGGGGTTAACATTCTGTTTGTGTTACAGTGCATTCGAACtctaattaaaacaacattacattcCCCATCTGCCAATCTCCCATAATCTTCTTTAATTGCTGTAATTAAACTATATTTACATGTGCAAAATACTTGTAATTTAGCAAATTGCACTCTACTCTCTGCACATTTAATCAGTGGCGCTGCAGTGGAAAGGAGTGATTTCAGTGTTTTGATTTCAGCGGTAGGCTGGTTCTGACGGGGTAAGTGGACCTCTGCCTGAGGTCTCGCAGAGGTTAGGAAAACAAGCCATCGGAGCAGTATTGTCATTGGGCTCTGATTGCAGCTCGTGTGGCTAATTACAAGCCTGAGCTCTGCTGTGAGGCCAGGCAGAGCTGaggtatgtgtgtttgtgagagcacctttgtacagtatgtgtgcttCAACAAGGCCTAGTGTACTGTATTCAAAGCTCACTGCTGCCTCATGATTGACATCAACAATCCCTTCATTCATTTAGTCAAAATGCTAAGTGAATTTGCAGAGATGTTTTTGCCAACCTAACAGTGAGAACTGAGATGAGGCGGTAAATACCTATAGTTAAACCTGCAGCTGGCTGAGCAACTGCTGCTGAGATAAGCGTCAAAGACTGGCTCATGCTGAAGAGGAACAGCATGCTTGCTTTCAGATTAATGGTATTAGATAGGGATTAATCTAGAAGAGGGAATTTGTCAAGCTATAGGTTTATATTAGCATCGCTAATAAGCTAGCTTTTTTACGCTCAACATCATTTTAGAGACTTCCTTGACACTTGTGGTTTATTCAGTTCGTCAGTTACCACTGAGGCCATGAGCTGTCACTCGGACAAGCTGATGTTCATCCTCAGAGTTTGTAGAGAGTCCTAGTCATTAGGAAAAGTCTCAGTTAAGCCTTGTCAGGCAGATCAGTGGGGTGTAGCTTCTGAATGACTCCATCGCTTGCTGTCTTGACTGTTGCTGAGCAGCTAGCATTAGCCATATCTTCTTGGCCTAATTATATTGCTGTTTGCCTTTCTGGCTGAGAAAAGTACCAGTCAGGCCAGATGGAACACAATGGAACAGCTCAGCAGTTTAGAGTCAGGGGTCCTGTCCTTGACATCCCCCACCCTCTCAACTTCAGGTATTTTCAGGTGATGGCAGATCTGGCAGAAAGAACCAGCGCTGAGGTAATTGGTCGGCTTTTCGTAGAGTTTCCCCTTTCCTGCTAGAGCTGCTTATTAACTTCACGGCAGCAGTATGCAGATCATTAGGACATCccacagaggaaagagagagaacagaagGGAGATTCTGCAGAAGAGAACTCTGTGTACCCAAACGCAACGCTTAGATTCAATGCTCTCTTAATTTCCATTTGAACTCTTTTCCCCGGTAGTTGTCCTAATAGATGTAGGCCCTGTTCCTCTAACTGAATTTTAATTGCTCATCCTATTACTGCTCATTTGTGACTGACACACAAGTGATGATTTCATCTGCTTGCTTTGGATATAAAAGGTGTCTGTGGCTCTCTGAGGtagaatatatgttttaaaggaGAGGAGTAGTAGCCGGCGGGGAGTGCATTGCAAATGTGGTTATAAGATGGACACAGCCCCAAATCCTCATTAGCTGACACATAGTTCTTCTTAATTAGTTTCCATTCACTGTAATTAGCATGGATGAGGCTAATCATCAGATGTGAAGGCAATCTAACGCTTGGGATGCAACGTCCTTGGCCTCACTTTCATGTAAGGTTCATAGACATTTTTTGTCTTCAGGTGCTGTTGCTGTTATTAAAAAAGGCAGCATTCgccagcttttatttttaaaaggttatGGTTTGTGTCTCTAACAATACGGTTTTGTGTAATTAAAGTAAGTGAGGCCATTATCATGGTTTCAGGTTATCTTGAATGATTTCAACGAATAACCCTTTAGCCAAAGGGTGTTTCTGTACCAGGTTTGAAAGGATTTTATCTTCTTTTATGAGATTTTCAAAGATCtcatattttgactttttcaagACCTTACATGAAGAAGAGAatgaaaagtgtattttgctTTGACAGCACTGTGACGTTTAACGCTGTTTTCCCAGATGAAACAGATGTGTGTTGTGTAACATCATAAAACAGGACTAGGATTGTTGGGAGCATCCTCTGCAGCAGAGTGATTGATACTCCCTCTCTACCTGTCAAGCACTTGAGAGAGATATTCCTCCCATTAATGCTGCGTCTGCTGCCAATCATCCTTTGTCTTCCATTGGTTACCAAGCCTCTATCTTCATGTCTACCATTTTCTTCGattagtctttttttaaaacctcacGTGACAATCTTATTTATACAAACTCTATGAGCACTGAGTTGGGGCTCATACCGATGCCTAACTGTTTTACACAGGATATGAGTTTTGAGTAGATTTTCTGCCTGGTGGATTATAGTGTTCTGCTATCTGTGTCTTTATTGATACCAAATCCCAAAAGTGATCTCCTCAGATCTTAAATATGTATCCACTCACCACAAAATGTCCTTGCTTCTAATCTTTTGGCCGCAGTCAAAAGGATGTGAGCCCTGACCAATCCATGATAGTGAAGTCTGATTTTCCCAGAGTGCTGAAGGCGCTTTCTCCTTCACTCAGCCCCTCGGTGCTGTAGATTCTTCCCTGATCTAAAACAGAACCCTGTTTAACCCCTCTACCCCATCCTATTATGGCAGTGACTCTTTAAGACAGGAACGATCTGGATGGGCTTTTGGTACATTACATGTGAATAGACATAACAGGATCATATTTCTGCGATTTTGCCACATCTAACTGTCATTCCCTCATATCTCTGTCTCTTATTAGTTCTTTCCTAATATGCTTTTGCTTTCCTGGAGGCtggatcttttttttattgtgaaatggaGTGTTTGGCATGAACTTTTGCCATATGCCTGTAGATTTGCCAAAAAATATTCAGAGCAGCTCTGTACTGCCCTCGCAGTGCATGTGCCGATGCAAGGCTAGACAGTCAGATAACGGTTAGCTAGAAGCCCTCCAAAAAACCACAAGGCTTGACTTTTCTTGTCCTTTAATGaagtcttcttttttccaacatcaccgtaaaactgcagattacagaaataaacacattttacttacttaaaacacagtgtgagtTGGCATAGAATGAGTACATTTCAATTAGCctccacaaatgaacaaactgaaaagagttagcatgttaacacaaaatagCATCTCAGcatgagctaacgttagcggagTAGGCTatactcataaaaacacaacaagtaggtcttgatataaaatacacatttgaccaCTTATAATACTTACAGACAAATATTCTCCAAGGCAAAAGCGTTTGTAACCTTTGACAATATGATTTTAACAGTCTGCTTATCTGTCTGTGCGTGCCTCAGCTCTCCTGAGCATGTAATGAGGAGAACAACCGCGCTGGTTACATAGCTGCTGCTAACGCACTGAGCGCTCACTACGATGCGGTTTCTCGAGACCAAAGAAAAGACCACTCACTCTGACGCAGTTTCTTACAACCAAgaacatacactttttaaatctacGTATGAACTGATGaattttaacttaacttattacttttaactttttcatctgcaaagGCAGAACACTCCCCGCTTGATATGATTACATTATATCACTCCAGATACACACAAATTTTAAAGCGGAATGCtttctgaaaacaacacacattaagTCTCTGAAAGAAGGACTACAATCTCCGAGACCGGCCTTAAGAACACCTTATTTGTCCCATCTTTCACAATCCGCACTTCGACTTTGCGGACTCTGTTATCACTGCTTGGCAAAGTCTTCACGACTAGACCCATAGGCCATTCGTTCCTGCTGACTTGGCTGTCTTTCAGCAAGACGACATCTCCTTCTTTCACATTTGGTTTGTCCTCTGTCCACTTCCTGCGGCTCTGTAGCGTAGACAGATACTCTCCCTTCCATCTCTTCCAAAACGTGTCAGCAAGACACTGAACGTGTTTCCACTGCTTGCTGTACAACTGAGCTGTGTCGAAGTTTCCACTGGGGGCTGAAACTGCACTCATCTTTTGAGTAAGGAGTGTCGCTGGGGTGAGCACCATAGGCATATCCGGGTCTGTGGATATGGCAACAAGAGGTCTCGCGTTCATGATTGCCATGACTTCTGCCATGAAAGTACTCAGGACTTCATGAGTGAGACGTGTTGGTCCTGCCTGAAGCAACATCGCATCCAGGATACGCCTGGCAACCCCGATGAGCCTTTCCCAGGAGCCGCCCATGTGGGAAGCATGAGGGGGATTAAACACCCAGGAGCAGCCTTTCTCCTGGAGGTACTTCTTGATTGTTGTGTCTTCTGTGCTTATACCCAGTTCTCCACAAGCTCCCACAAAATTGGTCCCTCTGTCTGACCGCAGATGTTTTGCTGGACCTCGAACCGCAAAAAACCTCCGGAGAGCGTTGATAAAGCTGTCGGTTGACATGGTTTCGATTAGCTCGATATGTACTGCTCTGGTCGACATGCATGTAAACAACACAGCCCAGCGTTTGCTGTCTGCCGATCCTCCTCTTGTCCGACGTGTCATGACGGACCACGGACCAAAGACATCGAGGCCAACTGTGGTGAATGGGGGCTCAGGAGTAAGTCGGTCGGCAGGCAGATCAGCCATCTTCTGATTCTCCAACCTTCCTCGTAGCCTGCGACAGGTAACGCACTTGTAAATGACAGAAGACACTAGACGCTTGCTCCCAATTATCCAGTATCCAGCCGATCTTATGGCTCCTTCTGTAATGTGTCTTCCTTGATGAGCTACTTGTTCGTGGAAGTGTCTCACAAGAAGTGTAGCGATGTGATGCGTGTGTGGAATAATcaatggatgtttttctttctttgagagATCAGCATGAGAAAGACGACCTCCAACACGAAGCATACCATCTTCGTCCACGACTGGATTGAGTCTTTTGAGTGCGCTCTGCTTGGGGTGGGTCTGTTCGCTTTCAAGACACTTGAATTCCTCTTTAAAGGCACTGTGCTGAACAGAGCGGATGATCACAGCTTTGGCTTGTAGAAGCTCACTCATGCTGGATGCGTCTCCGAAACACTTCCatcctttcttttcatccttGTCTGACTTTCCTTTGAAGGATGCTGCAACGTGAATAAGTCTGGCTACGGTGTGATAGAGTGTTCTCCAGCTTGAACATCTCTCAAAGTGTTGAGAGCCCAACTGAGACTCTGATGCCTTGGTTGCCAGAACTGTAGCCTCCGGACGAATCTCCTCATCCACTTCAGGCTCAATGAGGGCGAAGACACTAGAATCGGATATCTCcgctgctttgttttgataGAGAAAAGCTGGACCTGAcagccagctgctctgctgGAGTTGGCGTGCTGGCATGAACCTTGTCGCATGATCAGCGGGATTCAGATCCGTCggcacatagtgccactgacTGGGGTGTGTAGATCGTCTGATCCGAGTTACCCGGTTGGAGACATAGAGGTAAAATCTTCTTGTACAGTTATGAATGTAGCCAAGAACGATCTTACTGTCCGTGAAGAACTTGACAGTGTCCACTTCCACGTCCATCTCATCACTGATCAGCTCGTACAGCTCAACAGCCAGCACAGCTGCGCAGAGCTCCAAACGTGGAATGGTGTGAGCGGGCCGAGGAGCTAACTTTGATTTCCCCATGACAAACCCAACGTGATACTGTCCCTCGGCGTCTGTAGCTCTCATGTAAGTCACTGCTCCTATGGCTACTGTGGAAGCGTCTGAGAAGATACACAGTTCTTTTGTCTGTGTTGAAGACAGCGAAACTGGTATGTAGCATCTCCTTATGTGCAGGTCTTCCAGAGCTTTCAAAGAGTCTCTCCACGAGTTCCACTCTGCCTCCATttgtggagggagaggagcatcCCACTCACTCTGCTGAGATGACAACTCCCGGAGAAGCGCTTTTCCTTGCATGGTAATAGGAGCTACGAAGCCCAAGGGGTCATACAGACTGTTGACCGTAGACAACACACCTCTTCGCGTGTATGGCTTTTCTTCGCGTGACACCAGGTAAGTGAAGCTGTCTGATTCCAAGTTCCAGGAGAGGCCTAGACTCCTCTGAAGAGGGAGGGGATCCACTCCGAGATCCAGATCCTTGAGATCTTTGGCTCGGTCCTCGACCGGAAACGCTTCCATCACCTGGCTACTGTTCGACGCCAGCTTGTGCAGTCGCAGGTTGGATTCTGCCAACATTTCTCTGGTTCGTGTGAGGAGATCTATCGCCTCTTCTGGTGTGGCTAAAGACATGAGACCATCATCGACGTAAAACTGCCTCTCAACGAACTGTCTTGCGTCAGAACCATGTTCTTGTTCACCTTTCTGCGCTGCTCGTCTCATGCAGTATATGGCCACCGCAGGTGAAGGGCTGTTTCCAAAAACATGGACCTTCATCCTGTACTCGGTCACATTCT
This Eleginops maclovinus isolate JMC-PN-2008 ecotype Puerto Natales chromosome 11, JC_Emac_rtc_rv5, whole genome shotgun sequence DNA region includes the following protein-coding sequences:
- the LOC134871690 gene encoding uncharacterized protein LOC134871690, whose product is MVSAGLLQYDDKPENYWSWKASFLSSTRDLNLSAREELDLLTKWLGAESSEQAKRVRAVHVLNPAAGVAMVWRRLEECYGTPEVIEDALLKKIENFPRLTNKDTVKLRELSDILCELEGAKQDGALPGLSYLDTARGVKQIVEKLPYNLQEKWTSFGSKYKEDYRVAFPPFSVFSRFVEQQAKIKNDPSFAITPISSHVTPRTERPTKYSGRGPVAVHKTDIPAESSGYQASPFQKKMEEPDRQCPIHKKPHPLKKCKLFRNKTLEERKSYLRENYICYRCCGSTQHMAKDCKMTVKCSECSSDKHITALHPGPPLLTMQSAADDRNESGEQSESRPSSVNSKCTEVCGNADGARSCSKICLVKAYPEGRKEESINMYAVLDEQSNKSLAKTEFFSLFRVKTSSAPYTLKTCAGKLDTSGRRATNFVIESMDGKVKLALPPLIECDMVPDDRTEIPSPEDAHYHPHLRSVAGKITPVDHNAPILLLLGRDILSVHKVREQINGPQDAPYAQRLDLGWVIVGEVCLGSVHKPSKVNVYRTNVLNNGRTSYLQPCPNSIHVKEDYGGMAPHHSTTLPAGDVNTSLHVDTDNLGSSVFDRSKDDNKLALSIEDKAFLAIMDTDVYQNEENSWVAPLPFRAPRRRLPSNRQQALKRLCSLRRTLEKKPETREHYIKFMQKMLDSDQAELAPALDKEKEHWCLPTFGVYHPKKPTQIRVVFDSSAECDGTSLNNVLLSGPDLNNTLLGVLLRFRKERVALTADVEQMFYCFVVREEDRDYLRYLWYEDNDIDKNVTEYRMKVHVFGNSPSPAVAIYCMRRAAQKGEQEHGSDARQFVERQFYVDDGLMSLATPEEAIDLLTRTREMLAESNLRLHKLASNSSQVMEAFPVEDRAKDLKDLDLGVDPLPLQRSLGLSWNLESDSFTYLVSREEKPYTRRGVLSTVNSLYDPLGFVAPITMQGKALLRELSSQQSEWDAPLPPQMEAEWNSWRDSLKALEDLHIRRCYIPVSLSSTQTKELCIFSDASTVAIGAVTYMRATDAEGQYHVGFVMGKSKLAPRPAHTIPRLELCAAVLAVELYELISDEMDVEVDTVKFFTDSKIVLGYIHNCTRRFYLYVSNRVTRIRRSTHPSQWHYVPTDLNPADHATRFMPARQLQQSSWLSGPAFLYQNKAAEISDSSVFALIEPEVDEEIRPEATVLATKASESQLGSQHFERCSSWRTLYHTVARLIHVAASFKGKSDKDEKKGWKCFGDASSMSELLQAKAVIIRSVQHSAFKEEFKCLESEQTHPKQSALKRLNPVVDEDGMLRVGGRLSHADLSKKEKHPLIIPHTHHIATLLVRHFHEQVAHQGRHITEGAIRSAGYWIIGSKRLVSSVIYKCVTCRRLRGRLENQKMADLPADRLTPEPPFTTVGLDVFGPWSVMTRRTRGGSADSKRWAVLFTCMSTRAVHIELIETMSTDSFINALRRFFAVRGPAKHLRSDRGTNFVGACGELGISTEDTTIKKYLQEKGCSWVFNPPHASHMGGSWERLIGVARRILDAMLLQAGPTRLTHEVLSTFMAEVMAIMNARPLVAISTDPDMPMVLTPATLLTQKMSAVSAPSGNFDTAQLYSKQWKHVQCLADTFWKRWKGEYLSTLQSRRKWTEDKPNVKEGDVVLLKDSQVSRNEWPMGLVVKTLPSSDNRVRKVEVRIVKDGTNKVFLRPVSEIVVLLSET